A portion of the Thunnus albacares chromosome 23, fThuAlb1.1, whole genome shotgun sequence genome contains these proteins:
- the phyh gene encoding phytanoyl-CoA dioxygenase, peroxisomal: protein MSRAAERLRLLINHLDRPPAVIAAAPTSAQTFTYSHPHKLRYTFDNDLLTPEQRHFYEENGFILIKNLVSEEDIDMFRKEFERICRQEVKVPGLVVMRDVAIVKSEFVPDQKAVSKLQDFQEDPELFRYCSLPQILKYVECFTGPNIMAMHTMLINKPPDAGKKTSRHPMHQDLHYFPFRPADRIVCSWTAMEKVTRQNGCLVVLPGTHTSTLQEHDYPEWEGGVNKMYHGIRGYNPQHPRVHLEMEKGDTVFFHPLLIHGSGMNQTKGFRKAISCHYAGADCYYINVKGTTQENIEKEVQEIAARKYAIGSEIAFQDTWAVRGRLVQGERISL, encoded by the exons ATGTCACGGGCTGCGGAGAGACTCAGACTGCTGATCAATCATCTTGATCGACCACCCGCTGTGATC GCGGCTGCACCAACTTCTGCCCAAACCTTCACCTACAGTCACCCACACAAGCTGAG ATACACTTTTGATAACGACCTGCTGACCCCAGAACAGCGACACTTCTATGAGGAAAATGGCTTCATTCTCATCAAGAATCTGGTGTCTGAGGAGGACATTGACATGTTTAG GAAGGAGTTTGAACGGATCTGTCGCCAGGAAGTGAAGGTTCCTGGTCTGGTGGTGATGAGGGATGTGGCGATCGTTAAGTCAGAGTTTGTTCCAGATCAGAAAGCGGTCTCCAAACTCCAGGACTTCCAGGAGGATCCTGAACTATTCCGGTACTGCTCCTTACCGCAG ATCCTGAAGTATGTGGAGTGTTTTACTGGACCCAATATCATGGCCATGCACACCATGCTGATCAACAAACCTCCTGATGCAG GTAAGAAGACGTCCCGTCACCCGATGCATCAGGATCTGCATTACTTCCCGTTCCGACCAGCCGACCGGATTGTCTGCTCTTGGACAGCGATGGAGAAAGTGACCAGGCAGAACGGCTGCCTGGTCGTGCTGCCGGGAACACACACCAGCACGCTGCAGGAGCACGACTACCCTGAGTGGGag GGTGGGGTGAACAAGATGTACCACGGAATACGTGGATACAACCCGCAGCACCCCAGGGTGCACCTAGAGATGGAGAAGGGTGACACGGTCTTCTTCCACCCGCTGCTGATCCACGGCTCTGGCATGAACCAGACAAAGGGCTTCCGCAAG gctaTCTCCTGCCACTATGCAGGCGCTGACTGTTATTACATCAACGTGAAGGGAACCACGCAGGAAAATATCGAGAAGGAGGTGCAGGAGATCGCAGCCAGGAAGTACGCTATCGGCAGTGAAATTGCCTTCCAG